The following is a genomic window from Armatimonadota bacterium.
AGCGCAGTCCGCCCACGAGCTGATGCACCGTCGCGGAGAGCGGCCCGCGATGCGGCACGCGCCCCTCGACGCCCTCGGGCACGAGCATGCTCTCGTCGAGGTGCGCGTAGCGGTCGCTCGATCCCTCCTTCATGGCGCCGATGGACCCCATCGCGCGGTACACCTTGAAGCTCCGGCCGCGATAGATCTCGATGTCGCCGGGGCTCTCGTCGGTGCCAGCGAAGAGGCTGCCGATCATCACCGTGTCGGCGCCGCCGGCGAGGGCTTTCACGACATCGCCGCTGTAGCGCACGCCGCCATCCGCGATGACGGGGATGCCCTGAGCGCGCGCCTCGGCGGCACATTCCATGATCGCCGTGAGCTGGGGGACGCCGATGCCGGCCACAACCCGCGTGGTGCAAATGGACCCAGGCCCGACGCCGACGCGGATAGCGTCTGCGCCTGCCTCAACTAAGCAGCGTGTGGCCTCGGCGGTTGCCACGTTGCCCGCGATCACCGGCAGCTTCCGGTGGGCGCGCTTGATCTGGCGCACCGCCTCGATGACACCGCGCGAATGACCGTGGGCGCTGTCCACGACGATCACGTCCACCTCGGCTTTGACCAACGCCTCGACGCGCTCCCTGAGCCCGATCAGCGGGCCGACCGCGCCGCCAACCCGCAGGCGGCCGTTGTGGTCCTTGGTCGCGGCGGGGAATTGGCGAATCTTCTCGATGTCCTTGATCGTCACCAGGCCCTTGAGGCGGTCTTGGCCGTCCACGATCGGCAGCTTCTCGATCTTATGCTTCTGCAGTATCGCCTTGGCCTCGTCCAGGGTCGTGCCCTCGCGGCCGGTGATCAGGCGCTCCTTGGTCATGACCTCGGAGATTTTCTTCGAGTAGTCATCCTCGAAGCGGACGTCGCGGTTGGTGATGATGCCGACGAGCTTGCCGCGGCGGGTAACGGGGACGCCGGAGATGTGGTAGCGGGCCATGGCATCGAGGGCATCGCGCACGGTGTGCGAC
Proteins encoded in this region:
- the guaB gene encoding IMP dehydrogenase, which gives rise to MAEESIAGGEGLSFDDVLLVPRQTEVLPAEVDTSTALTRDITLRVPLVSSPMDTVTTSRLAIALAREGGIGIIHRNMPVAAQAEEVDRVKRSEHGMIRNPITLSPSHTVRDALDAMARYHISGVPVTRRGKLVGIITNRDVRFEDDYSKKISEVMTKERLITGREGTTLDEAKAILQKHKIEKLPIVDGQDRLKGLVTIKDIEKIRQFPAATKDHNGRLRVGGAVGPLIGLRERVEALVKAEVDVIVVDSAHGHSRGVIEAVRQIKRAHRKLPVIAGNVATAEATRCLVEAGADAIRVGVGPGSICTTRVVAGIGVPQLTAIMECAAEARAQGIPVIADGGVRYSGDVVKALAGGADTVMIGSLFAGTDESPGDIEIYRGRSFKVYRAMGSIGAMKEGSSDRYAHLDESMLVPEGVEGRVPHRGPLSATVHQLVGGLRSGMGYCGANTLAELRGRARFVRMTTAGWRESHPHDVWITRENPNYSSIFAMDKFPED